The following are encoded together in the Desulfomonilaceae bacterium genome:
- a CDS encoding branched-chain amino acid ABC transporter permease produces the protein MKRPPAQLILLICLLIFPLIIQESYYQHLMILVLMWVAIGSGWNLISGYTGQVLFGAAAFFGVGAYTAALLSSKLEISAWWGLPLGALISVIIAFPFGWICFRLRGPYFALATLALNEIFRNVATVWESLTDGMIGILVMQTFISKIPYYYVALAIAVFAVVFIDRVMKSKWGYYFVSIREDQDAAESMGINTLYYKMISLCISAFLIGLAGALYTNYMGFIDPKVVFSLHDISIMAILVGIVGGVGTIYGPMVGAFIMVAVQEIFRTGGFGSLHAIGKFTGWSFMNVVVKYVSEAHVLSFGILVIAVILFLPNGIVGDWQVIKRSLFGQKKTAV, from the coding sequence ATGAAAAGACCACCCGCCCAACTAATATTGTTAATTTGCCTGTTGATATTCCCACTGATAATTCAGGAATCGTACTATCAGCATTTAATGATACTAGTTCTGATGTGGGTGGCCATCGGATCGGGGTGGAACCTGATTTCCGGATATACCGGCCAGGTTCTTTTCGGAGCGGCGGCTTTCTTTGGAGTTGGGGCATATACAGCGGCTCTGCTCAGCAGCAAACTTGAAATATCGGCCTGGTGGGGGCTTCCACTGGGGGCGTTGATCTCGGTGATAATTGCGTTTCCATTTGGGTGGATTTGTTTTCGTCTACGTGGCCCTTATTTTGCCTTGGCCACTTTGGCTTTGAATGAGATTTTCAGGAATGTTGCCACGGTATGGGAATCGCTTACCGACGGAATGATCGGCATACTCGTGATGCAAACGTTCATTTCCAAGATTCCCTACTATTACGTGGCGCTGGCAATCGCTGTCTTCGCCGTCGTGTTTATTGACCGGGTTATGAAATCAAAATGGGGATACTATTTCGTTTCTATCCGCGAAGATCAGGACGCGGCCGAGAGCATGGGAATTAACACCCTTTATTACAAGATGATCTCGCTGTGTATTTCGGCTTTTCTAATTGGTCTCGCCGGCGCTCTTTATACCAATTATATGGGTTTCATAGACCCCAAGGTTGTCTTTTCCCTACATGACATATCGATTATGGCTATCCTGGTGGGAATCGTCGGAGGAGTGGGAACCATCTATGGTCCTATGGTCGGGGCTTTTATCATGGTGGCGGTTCAGGAGATTTTCCGAACAGGTGGATTCGGGTCACTCCACGCTATCGGCAAGTTTACCGGTTGGTCTTTTATGAATGTGGTTGTGAAATACGTCAGCGAAGCTCACGTATTGAGCTTCGGAATTCTCGTAATAGCGGTCATCCTCTTTCTGCCCAATGGAATCGTCGGAGACTGGCAAGTTATCAAGAGATCGTTGTTTGGACAAAAGAAAACGGCGGTTTGA
- the rpmA gene encoding 50S ribosomal protein L27 yields MAHKKAGGSSRNGRDSPGQHFGVKRFGGQVVKAGNILVRQKGTKIHPGLNVGLGKDYTLYAKIDGVVTFGVKDRRRKQVSILPVTA; encoded by the coding sequence ATGGCTCACAAGAAAGCTGGAGGAAGTTCGCGTAATGGAAGGGATAGCCCTGGTCAACACTTCGGTGTGAAGCGCTTTGGAGGCCAGGTTGTAAAGGCTGGTAATATTCTGGTACGCCAAAAAGGCACAAAAATTCATCCGGGGCTCAATGTAGGTCTGGGCAAAGACTATACTCTGTATGCAAAAATCGACGGAGTTGTTACGTTCGGAGTCAAGGATAGGCGGCGCAAGCAAGTCTCCATATTACCAGTAACGGCATAA
- a CDS encoding ABC transporter ATP-binding protein gives MLKVEGLNVYYGDLQILWDVSFEVNEGEIVVLLGANGAGKSTTLKTISSLVKPTSGYVEFMGTRLDQVPSHKVIDYGLAHVPESRRLFPEMTVEENLILGSLTRKAKAQRKKSLKWLYEMFPRLKERSAQPAGTLSGGEQQMAAIARGLMSLPKLIMFDEPSLGLAPIMVSEIFKIVEMVNREGVTVLLVEQNVHHTLAMCNRAYVLENGRITLSGTGDEFLNNDHIKEAYLGI, from the coding sequence GTGCTTAAGGTTGAAGGGTTGAATGTTTACTACGGTGACCTTCAAATCCTCTGGGATGTTTCCTTTGAGGTAAATGAAGGAGAGATAGTGGTACTGTTGGGCGCCAATGGCGCCGGTAAGTCCACGACCCTGAAAACCATATCATCTTTAGTTAAGCCTACCAGTGGGTATGTGGAATTTATGGGAACCAGGCTTGACCAGGTCCCGTCACATAAAGTCATAGACTATGGTCTGGCTCACGTGCCTGAAAGCAGGAGACTTTTCCCGGAAATGACCGTCGAGGAAAACCTGATTCTCGGGTCACTAACACGCAAAGCCAAAGCCCAGCGCAAAAAATCCTTAAAATGGCTTTATGAAATGTTTCCCAGGCTCAAGGAAAGGAGCGCTCAGCCCGCCGGTACCCTGTCAGGTGGAGAACAACAAATGGCCGCCATAGCTCGCGGTCTCATGTCCTTGCCCAAACTCATTATGTTCGATGAACCGTCACTAGGATTGGCTCCAATAATGGTTTCTGAAATATTCAAAATCGTCGAGATGGTAAATCGGGAGGGTGTGACCGTGTTGCTGGTCGAGCAGAATGTTCACCATACACTCGCTATGTGTAACAGAGCGTATGTGTTGGAGAACGGCAGAATTACCCTTTCGGGAACCGGAGATGAATTCCTCAACAACGACCACATCAAGGAAGCCTATCTCGGAATTTGA
- a CDS encoding class I SAM-dependent methyltransferase: MNAPPQRYPDDHWIRSFDSEKALNIYLDQQSKAYSKVKNDFVRELLGDLQDKRVLDYGCGAGYFCVYAAKAGAAEVLGVDVEHSVLATARYFAKLEGVSSRVALIQSATFPSFGARRAFDVIIMKDVIEHAPDDMDLLRAASKTLNPGGFLIISTQNAVSLNYAIQGAYHRVLRHDKQWFGWDETHLRFYTPLGLARKLKAVGLECEAWRSAYIVPYKIPRPGTGQKKFYRLDALSWIDRTLGSVFPYNRLGWNVIVKARASRLVKSKAHFESVINAPFPATPVSINRESLNFTKETNP, from the coding sequence ATGAATGCTCCACCCCAAAGATATCCGGACGATCATTGGATAAGGTCATTCGACAGCGAAAAAGCGCTGAATATTTACCTGGATCAACAATCCAAGGCTTACAGCAAAGTCAAAAATGACTTTGTTCGAGAACTGCTTGGAGACCTGCAAGACAAAAGAGTATTGGATTATGGTTGCGGGGCGGGCTACTTTTGCGTGTACGCGGCTAAAGCGGGCGCGGCCGAGGTGCTCGGTGTTGACGTTGAACACTCTGTTCTGGCCACAGCTCGGTACTTTGCCAAACTGGAAGGTGTTTCAAGTCGTGTCGCTTTGATCCAGAGCGCGACGTTTCCTAGCTTTGGAGCTAGAAGAGCCTTTGACGTCATCATCATGAAAGACGTAATAGAACACGCTCCGGACGATATGGATCTCTTAAGGGCCGCTTCCAAAACTTTAAATCCCGGCGGTTTCTTAATAATCAGCACCCAGAACGCCGTGTCCCTCAATTATGCTATTCAGGGCGCTTACCATCGGGTGTTACGTCATGACAAGCAATGGTTCGGCTGGGATGAAACTCATCTGAGATTTTATACGCCGCTTGGTCTGGCCAGAAAGCTGAAAGCCGTGGGGCTTGAATGTGAGGCGTGGCGTTCGGCGTATATAGTGCCTTACAAGATCCCAAGGCCAGGAACTGGACAAAAGAAATTTTACAGGTTGGACGCCTTGAGTTGGATAGACAGAACTCTGGGATCAGTTTTCCCATACAACCGTTTGGGCTGGAATGTTATCGTGAAAGCTCGCGCGTCAAGACTTGTCAAATCGAAGGCCCATTTTGAATCAGTGATAAACGCGCCTTTTCCTGCGACGCCAGTTTCCATAAACAGAGAATCATTGAATTTCACTAAGGAAACCAATCCCTGA
- a CDS encoding ABC transporter substrate-binding protein, whose product MRISAFGLLAVVSCLILGLGFGLGWAADPPIKVGVVLPLTGEQAKFGEIEKNSLLMGLEEINKAGGINGRPIELLIEDDTGKPDVGRSAVEKLISQDKVVALTGGYSSSVTYAICAVAQQRKIPFLVSTGSADKITEQGWDYVFRIAPPVSEYPKALNSFLADVVKPQSVAILHENTLFGQSGTKEFAEQCEKAGYKVLMKEGYEAGAVDFKPLLIKVKAAKPDFVYMISYVMDAALLMRQSKELNFNPKLFVGGGAGFTLPEFAKNAGDAANYVFSADLWSPQLPYPGAKEYFENYQKRFGTPTEYHGAEAYGCIYVMADALKRAKELTPAAVRESLAATDTMTAFGPVKFVSYGKKKQQNALPTYLVQWQKGILETVWPKNVATKPYVYPVPEWSQR is encoded by the coding sequence ATGAGAATCAGCGCATTTGGACTGTTGGCGGTTGTATCGTGTCTGATCTTGGGCTTGGGCTTTGGCCTGGGGTGGGCCGCCGACCCTCCCATTAAAGTCGGAGTGGTACTGCCTCTCACTGGGGAGCAGGCGAAGTTTGGAGAGATTGAAAAGAATTCCCTTCTCATGGGCCTCGAAGAAATCAACAAGGCTGGAGGCATTAACGGTCGGCCTATCGAATTGTTGATCGAGGACGATACAGGAAAACCGGACGTAGGAAGGTCAGCGGTTGAAAAACTGATATCTCAGGACAAGGTTGTGGCCCTTACAGGTGGATATTCCTCGTCTGTCACTTACGCCATTTGCGCAGTAGCGCAGCAGCGCAAGATCCCTTTTCTGGTCAGCACAGGCTCAGCGGACAAGATCACCGAACAGGGATGGGATTATGTGTTCAGGATTGCTCCACCGGTGAGTGAATATCCGAAGGCTCTGAATTCGTTCCTGGCTGATGTGGTAAAACCACAAAGCGTCGCAATACTTCATGAAAATACCCTTTTTGGCCAATCTGGAACAAAAGAATTCGCTGAGCAATGCGAAAAAGCCGGCTACAAGGTACTGATGAAAGAGGGCTACGAGGCCGGAGCGGTTGATTTCAAGCCACTCCTTATCAAGGTAAAGGCCGCCAAGCCTGATTTTGTTTATATGATTTCTTACGTCATGGACGCCGCTCTGTTGATGCGTCAATCAAAGGAACTCAACTTCAATCCCAAATTGTTTGTCGGCGGAGGCGCCGGATTTACTCTGCCTGAATTCGCTAAAAACGCGGGGGACGCCGCTAACTACGTTTTTTCCGCGGACCTTTGGTCACCGCAGTTACCTTATCCAGGGGCAAAGGAATATTTCGAAAATTACCAGAAACGATTCGGCACACCGACTGAATATCATGGCGCCGAAGCTTACGGTTGTATTTACGTTATGGCTGACGCCCTGAAACGCGCCAAAGAACTCACACCCGCCGCCGTCCGTGAATCCCTTGCCGCTACCGACACGATGACGGCCTTTGGTCCGGTAAAATTTGTGTCTTACGGTAAGAAGAAACAGCAAAACGCGTTACCGACATATCTGGTGCAATGGCAGAAGGGAATTCTTGAAACGGTATGGCCGAAAAACGTCGCCACCAAACCCTATGTCTATCCAGTCCCGGAATGGTCTCAGAGGTAG
- a CDS encoding histidine phosphatase family protein, giving the protein MSLKIILARHGQTRFNEAGVIQGRSDSLLTATGMADTLKMPHLVAHYQPQTIYSSSLGRAALSASIYSQALKIPVHFREDLVEISCGEWEGSLRTEVIGPRPSIRSGWNDRPPGGESYLDGEFRLSGFIQELSELPVDSSVVILAHAGLNRVLVKCLLGMEPEQALFIRFPHDTVYVIQSGSPVSWLGLSTGSGIGFLSEIQ; this is encoded by the coding sequence TTGTCCTTAAAGATTATTTTGGCCCGTCACGGCCAAACTCGGTTTAACGAGGCGGGAGTCATCCAGGGCCGATCGGATTCCTTGCTTACCGCGACCGGAATGGCCGACACATTGAAAATGCCGCATTTGGTGGCCCATTACCAGCCTCAAACGATTTATTCCAGTTCTTTGGGAAGAGCGGCTCTTAGCGCCTCAATCTATTCCCAGGCCCTAAAGATTCCTGTTCATTTTCGAGAAGATCTTGTCGAGATTTCTTGTGGAGAATGGGAAGGTTCCTTGAGGACCGAAGTCATCGGACCACGTCCATCTATAAGGTCCGGGTGGAACGACCGACCTCCGGGAGGAGAGAGCTACCTCGATGGAGAATTCAGGCTGAGCGGCTTCATCCAGGAACTGTCGGAGCTGCCTGTCGACTCCAGTGTCGTAATCCTTGCGCACGCCGGGCTGAACCGGGTCCTGGTGAAATGTCTCCTCGGAATGGAGCCGGAACAGGCTCTATTTATCCGTTTTCCCCATGATACGGTTTATGTGATTCAAAGCGGTTCGCCGGTCAGTTGGCTGGGATTGTCCACCGGTTCAGGGATTGGTTTCCTTAGTGAAATTCAATGA
- a CDS encoding glycosyltransferase family 4 protein, which translates to MKDNHPKLLIVTPEFPPEQWGGLARTVLKVAMHAMNLGIDTQVARLTVEPDKVILLDENRTTTVFEGIVTHSIIVGKDNIDPDQRDIWGCPHNLSLQMMFQSLESLEATNKYDIFQSFFLYPVGYLTGLLARKVKKPMISCIVGNDVNRYFFSPEKVSVCKSGLDNSDFVVGLSKSLVDLADALSPISGKSRVIYNSVTIPDESWEPRTEHPSRIRIGCGGIFKYAKGLPYLFKAVAELSKKWNLHLALRGIIRHSEKDVFQEILTRTNIRRLVTMLEPAPHEEISGWLRSLDLFVLPSVTEGCPNIVMEAMAAGVPTIATEVGAVPDLIEDGVSGLLCPPGNSTALVSRIERLLENPDLANKLSKAGREKMKLFSAEREREDWKQVYQKFVEL; encoded by the coding sequence ATGAAAGATAATCATCCTAAACTACTAATTGTAACACCAGAATTCCCTCCTGAACAGTGGGGAGGGTTGGCAAGGACGGTGCTGAAAGTGGCCATGCACGCCATGAATTTAGGGATCGACACCCAGGTGGCCCGCCTTACCGTAGAACCGGATAAGGTCATACTGCTTGACGAGAATCGTACCACTACAGTTTTCGAAGGGATCGTTACTCACAGCATAATTGTAGGTAAAGATAATATTGATCCGGATCAGAGAGATATTTGGGGATGTCCCCACAACCTGTCATTACAGATGATGTTTCAATCGTTGGAATCTCTTGAAGCGACAAACAAGTATGATATTTTTCAGTCGTTTTTCCTCTATCCCGTAGGCTATCTCACTGGTCTTTTAGCCAGGAAGGTTAAAAAACCAATGATATCGTGTATAGTAGGAAATGACGTAAACAGATATTTTTTCAGTCCTGAAAAGGTATCTGTTTGTAAGAGCGGACTCGATAATTCCGATTTTGTGGTTGGCTTGAGCAAGAGTTTGGTTGACCTGGCTGACGCGTTATCTCCTATTTCCGGAAAATCACGCGTAATATATAATTCAGTTACTATACCTGATGAGTCATGGGAGCCCAGGACAGAACACCCCTCCAGGATCAGGATAGGCTGCGGAGGAATTTTTAAATATGCCAAAGGGCTGCCGTACCTGTTCAAGGCAGTGGCCGAATTATCAAAAAAATGGAATTTGCATCTGGCGCTAAGGGGTATAATAAGACACTCGGAAAAAGATGTATTTCAGGAAATTCTGACAAGGACCAACATCCGGCGATTGGTCACAATGCTCGAACCTGCTCCGCACGAAGAGATATCAGGATGGTTAAGGTCTCTGGACTTATTTGTCCTTCCGTCTGTTACCGAAGGTTGTCCTAATATAGTTATGGAAGCTATGGCCGCAGGAGTTCCTACTATCGCCACCGAAGTCGGGGCCGTTCCTGATTTGATCGAAGATGGAGTTTCTGGGCTTTTGTGTCCCCCGGGGAATTCGACCGCCCTTGTGTCCCGGATTGAACGGCTACTTGAAAACCCTGATTTGGCCAACAAACTTTCCAAAGCAGGGAGAGAGAAAATGAAGCTCTTCTCCGCAGAGAGGGAGCGGGAAGACTGGAAACAGGTGTATCAGAAGTTTGTAGAATTATAA
- a CDS encoding ABC transporter ATP-binding protein, whose amino-acid sequence MAFFEVRGIVKFFGGLAAVNGVSFAVQDGQICGLIGPNGSGKTTIFNLINGYFPLNKGEILFDGEKISGLKTHQICKRGVGRTFQVVKPLKRMTVLDNVIASAFLRRRSRAEAVGWAEETIEFCGLTHYKDKIAKSLPIASRKRLEIARALATQPKLILLDETAAGLNPTELDEAINLIKKIRDSGITIIIVEHIMKVIMTISDRIIAINHGMLIAEGSPVEVAANPEVVKAYFGADYRA is encoded by the coding sequence ATGGCTTTTTTTGAAGTCCGAGGCATCGTAAAATTCTTTGGTGGACTTGCAGCCGTCAATGGGGTGAGTTTTGCGGTACAAGATGGACAGATTTGCGGATTGATAGGGCCCAACGGATCTGGGAAAACCACGATTTTTAATTTGATCAACGGTTATTTTCCCTTGAACAAAGGTGAAATTCTGTTCGATGGAGAAAAAATATCGGGGCTAAAGACTCATCAGATTTGCAAACGAGGGGTTGGAAGAACGTTTCAGGTAGTCAAGCCTCTTAAGAGAATGACTGTTTTGGACAATGTTATAGCGTCAGCGTTCCTGAGACGCCGTAGCAGAGCCGAAGCAGTGGGATGGGCTGAAGAGACAATTGAATTTTGCGGGTTGACCCATTACAAGGACAAGATTGCCAAAAGTTTACCCATAGCCTCACGCAAAAGGCTCGAGATAGCCAGAGCCTTGGCGACCCAGCCCAAACTCATTCTTCTGGATGAAACTGCGGCCGGCCTTAACCCTACTGAATTGGACGAGGCTATCAATCTAATCAAGAAGATTCGCGATTCAGGAATAACCATCATTATAGTAGAACACATAATGAAAGTAATAATGACGATTTCCGATCGCATCATCGCAATAAACCACGGAATGTTGATTGCTGAAGGATCTCCGGTTGAGGTAGCCGCTAACCCGGAAGTCGTCAAGGCTTATTTTGGAGCTGATTATCGTGCTTAA
- a CDS encoding branched-chain amino acid ABC transporter permease: MEVFLQTLVAGVLKGGLYALIGIGMTLIMGVMGIINLAHGQFMMVAMYVTYTMFHFLGLDPYFTLLISMPALFLLGVIIQKYLLNPLMKVDSILPENQVLMTVGIAMVLTEVARFIFSSNYLSVKTSYSSSAFFIGGISFSVALTIAFVFACLLTLGLFIFLIKTDIGRSIRAVSQDGEAAQLMGINSERIKVITMGIGAGLVAAAGTLLLPIYYLFPDIGGPFTRKAFVITILGGLGSTVGAIFGGLTLGLAESFGATYIGMDFEDMVGLVIFLLVLLFLPGGFRRLTKV, encoded by the coding sequence ATGGAAGTCTTCCTGCAAACGCTGGTCGCCGGTGTTCTCAAGGGAGGGCTTTACGCCCTCATCGGCATAGGTATGACTTTGATCATGGGGGTCATGGGCATAATCAACCTGGCTCATGGACAGTTCATGATGGTCGCCATGTACGTGACCTATACCATGTTTCACTTCCTTGGGCTTGACCCGTATTTTACACTCCTGATCAGTATGCCGGCCCTTTTCCTGTTGGGAGTCATAATCCAAAAATATCTTCTCAATCCGCTGATGAAAGTGGACAGCATCCTTCCTGAAAACCAGGTGCTGATGACAGTAGGCATAGCCATGGTGCTGACCGAAGTCGCCAGGTTCATTTTCAGCTCAAATTATCTTTCAGTAAAAACATCCTATTCATCATCCGCCTTTTTTATCGGCGGTATATCGTTTTCAGTCGCCTTGACAATTGCTTTCGTTTTCGCCTGCCTATTGACTCTTGGGTTGTTCATATTTCTGATAAAAACCGACATCGGCCGTTCTATTCGAGCTGTGTCTCAGGATGGCGAAGCCGCTCAGTTGATGGGAATCAATTCTGAAAGAATAAAAGTCATTACAATGGGGATCGGCGCAGGGCTGGTAGCTGCGGCCGGCACACTGCTATTGCCCATTTATTACCTGTTTCCTGATATTGGCGGTCCATTTACCAGGAAGGCTTTCGTTATCACGATATTGGGAGGCTTAGGATCTACGGTCGGAGCGATCTTCGGCGGCTTGACGCTCGGTCTCGCCGAATCATTCGGCGCCACATATATTGGGATGGATTTTGAAGACATGGTCGGATTAGTAATATTCCTGCTGGTTCTACTTTTCCTTCCCGGCGGCTTTAGACGCCTGACGAAGGTTTAG
- a CDS encoding phosphatidylglycerophosphatase A, whose protein sequence is MDTSYTEKTKEAVCTGFWLGYSPFASGTVGTLPAVLIYIVIRCALDPAYHKLAILLFLTLSCVGCVALGEWAEQRSGKKDPGTFVLDEIAGFFLTVLFFTTPSIILTIFWAFVATRFFDIIKPFPANMAQDAHGGWGILLDDLFSSVYAIFFLRIFSWLFPRIFGF, encoded by the coding sequence ATGGACACATCATATACTGAAAAAACAAAAGAAGCTGTTTGTACGGGATTCTGGCTGGGATATTCACCGTTCGCTTCGGGAACCGTCGGTACCCTCCCTGCCGTATTGATATACATTGTTATTCGGTGCGCCCTTGATCCGGCGTATCATAAACTGGCAATATTGTTGTTCTTGACACTCTCATGTGTGGGCTGCGTGGCTTTGGGGGAGTGGGCTGAACAAAGGAGTGGAAAGAAGGACCCAGGAACTTTTGTTCTGGATGAAATAGCGGGTTTTTTTCTGACGGTTCTTTTCTTTACAACCCCCAGCATTATTTTGACTATTTTTTGGGCGTTTGTCGCTACTCGATTCTTTGACATCATCAAACCGTTTCCGGCAAATATGGCTCAGGACGCGCACGGTGGATGGGGAATTCTCCTGGACGACCTGTTTTCGTCAGTTTACGCCATATTTTTTCTGAGAATTTTTTCGTGGCTTTTCCCGAGGATTTTTGGCTTTTAG
- the rplU gene encoding 50S ribosomal protein L21 — protein MYAIVQTGGKQYKVAPGDQLKIEKVPGEPGEVVELSQVLAVVDEQGPTFGTPLLENVSVKARMIRTARDRKIIVFKKKKRQGYHKKQGHRQWYSLLKVEEINQLANKSDQLSASPIETETAQQS, from the coding sequence ATGTACGCCATCGTCCAAACCGGCGGGAAGCAATATAAGGTAGCTCCTGGTGATCAACTGAAAATAGAAAAAGTTCCCGGTGAACCCGGTGAAGTAGTAGAGTTGTCACAGGTGCTCGCAGTCGTAGATGAACAGGGACCAACATTTGGAACCCCATTGCTTGAGAACGTGTCTGTTAAAGCCCGGATGATCAGGACTGCCCGTGATAGAAAAATCATCGTTTTTAAGAAAAAGAAACGACAGGGCTACCACAAGAAACAGGGACACAGACAATGGTATTCTCTCTTAAAGGTAGAAGAGATCAATCAATTAGCAAACAAATCCGATCAGTTGAGCGCCAGTCCGATTGAGACTGAAACCGCTCAGCAATCGTGA